A genomic stretch from Deinococcus multiflagellatus includes:
- a CDS encoding putative ABC transporter permease subunit, whose amino-acid sequence MTTRPVLRPRPPASPSLWGLKLRALRRTVQRAPKWGYALVGLLALLLLTAEVYGSWRALTFLGRYGDIGLNVFARVLEIGLITLSSGVTFSATTAAISTLYLSDDLNFLLAQPLSAVRVFALKVTETFLNAALAPLFLTLPLLITVAVFFHAPWWAYPVMVGAATLVFAAPVGLGALLAVLLMRVAPAGRVREISTGLGVLISAALVYAIRALRPEVLVQKLQDPTKVEALLREFGGPGSPLLPPSWAAQGIWQAAHGTLALPLLPLAGLTAALLVAATWLAARAYQEGWARALDSSTPKLDPRPRRAGATERLLAGLGRGGSLASKDLRVTLRDPTQWSQLLVVVALAGVYLVSVRAVPIPVPQFRGILGYIQLAFQGFIIAGVAVRLAFPAVSTEGRAYWLLRTAPISPRQIVLSKFLGVLPVTLVLGLVMGLASAAAMGLGPTLFVLSALVSVSNAFVITALGVGLGAAAPKFDADNPAEIGVSPGGLAFMGLSLLYSVVCLLLLARPAAASVLRPDLFPGYAALGTLEGGLGLLGLALVTVLGTWLSLRLGWGRLERWE is encoded by the coding sequence GTGACCACGCGCCCTGTTCTCCGCCCGCGCCCGCCCGCTTCGCCCAGCTTGTGGGGCCTGAAGCTGCGGGCCCTGCGGCGCACCGTGCAGCGCGCCCCAAAGTGGGGCTACGCCCTGGTGGGCCTGCTGGCCCTGTTGCTCCTCACGGCCGAGGTGTACGGCAGCTGGCGCGCGCTGACGTTTCTGGGCCGGTACGGCGACATTGGCCTGAACGTGTTCGCGCGGGTGCTGGAAATCGGCCTGATCACCCTGTCCAGCGGCGTGACCTTCAGCGCCACCACCGCCGCGATCAGCACGCTGTACCTCAGTGACGACCTGAACTTCCTGCTGGCACAGCCGCTTTCTGCCGTGCGCGTTTTCGCCCTGAAGGTCACGGAAACCTTCCTGAATGCCGCGCTGGCGCCCCTCTTTCTCACCCTGCCGCTGCTGATCACGGTGGCGGTGTTCTTCCATGCGCCCTGGTGGGCCTACCCGGTGATGGTGGGGGCGGCCACGCTGGTCTTTGCCGCGCCCGTGGGCCTGGGCGCCCTGCTGGCCGTGCTGCTCATGCGGGTGGCCCCAGCCGGGCGCGTGCGGGAAATCAGCACCGGGCTGGGCGTGCTGATCAGCGCGGCGCTGGTGTACGCCATCCGCGCCCTGCGGCCAGAAGTGCTGGTGCAGAAACTGCAGGACCCCACGAAAGTCGAAGCCCTGCTGCGCGAGTTTGGTGGGCCGGGCAGTCCCCTGCTGCCGCCCTCCTGGGCCGCGCAGGGTATCTGGCAGGCCGCGCACGGCACCCTGGCCCTGCCCCTGCTGCCGCTGGCCGGGCTGACGGCCGCGCTGCTGGTGGCCGCCACGTGGCTGGCCGCGCGCGCCTACCAGGAGGGCTGGGCACGCGCGCTGGATTCCAGCACCCCCAAGCTGGACCCCCGCCCCCGCCGCGCCGGCGCCACTGAACGGCTGCTGGCCGGGCTTGGCCGTGGCGGCAGCCTCGCCAGCAAGGACCTGCGCGTGACCCTGCGCGACCCCACCCAGTGGAGCCAGCTGCTGGTGGTGGTGGCGCTGGCGGGCGTGTATCTGGTGAGTGTGCGGGCGGTGCCCATTCCGGTGCCGCAGTTCCGGGGCATTCTGGGGTATATCCAGCTGGCCTTTCAGGGGTTCATCATCGCTGGGGTGGCGGTGCGCCTGGCCTTTCCCGCCGTTTCCACGGAAGGCCGCGCGTACTGGCTGCTGCGCACCGCGCCCATTTCACCGCGTCAGATTGTTCTCAGCAAGTTCCTGGGCGTGCTGCCGGTCACGCTGGTTCTGGGGCTGGTGATGGGGCTGGCCAGCGCGGCGGCCATGGGCCTGGGGCCCACGCTGTTTGTGCTCAGCGCCCTCGTCAGTGTCAGCAACGCCTTTGTGATCACGGCGCTGGGCGTGGGGCTGGGCGCGGCGGCCCCCAAGTTCGACGCCGACAACCCCGCCGAAATCGGCGTCAGCCCCGGCGGACTGGCCTTCATGGGCCTGAGTCTGTTGTACTCGGTGGTGTGCCTCCTGCTGCTGGCCCGCCCGGCTGCCGCCAGTGTGCTGCGCCCAGACCTGTTTCCTGGCTACGCCGCGTTGGGGACGCTGGAAGGGGGGCTGGGCCTGCTGGGGCTGGCCTTGGTGACCGTGCTGGGCACGTGGCTCAGTTTGCGCCTGGGGTGGGGTCGGCTGGAGCGGTGGGAGTAG
- a CDS encoding ABC transporter ATP-binding protein, with translation MTDGQRGIEVQGYTKRYGRHEAVSNLSFTVQPGAVFGLLGSNGAGKTTTIRALVGLTRPTSGTVRVAGFDVWKEPLQAKAAFGYIPDRPYLYGKLSARELLRFVGQLYRVPNTEAGIDHWLDFFRLTDFGNEPVETYSHGMRQKVAIIAALLPDPPVLIVDEPMVGLDPHAARQVRGLFRAHADRGRTVLLTTHSLPLAEAVCDRLVVLDRGRVLGQGTMDDLRARTGTEAGGVHGDSLERIFFRLLEEEQAEARRAAEAQR, from the coding sequence ATGACCGACGGGCAGCGGGGAATCGAGGTTCAGGGGTACACCAAGCGCTACGGACGGCACGAAGCGGTCAGCAACCTCAGCTTCACGGTGCAGCCGGGCGCGGTGTTCGGCCTGCTGGGCAGCAACGGGGCGGGCAAGACCACCACCATTCGCGCGCTGGTGGGCCTCACGCGCCCCACCAGCGGCACCGTGCGGGTGGCGGGGTTCGATGTCTGGAAAGAACCTCTGCAGGCCAAAGCCGCCTTCGGGTACATCCCGGACCGGCCTTACCTGTACGGCAAGCTCAGCGCCCGGGAACTGCTGCGCTTTGTGGGCCAGCTCTACCGCGTGCCAAACACCGAAGCGGGCATTGACCACTGGCTGGACTTTTTCCGCCTGACGGATTTCGGCAATGAACCGGTTGAAACGTACTCGCACGGCATGCGGCAGAAGGTGGCCATCATTGCCGCGTTGCTGCCCGACCCTCCGGTGCTGATCGTGGATGAACCCATGGTGGGCCTGGATCCCCATGCGGCGCGGCAGGTGCGCGGGCTGTTCCGTGCCCACGCGGACCGGGGCCGCACGGTGCTGCTCACGACCCACTCGTTGCCGCTGGCCGAGGCGGTCTGTGACCGGCTGGTCGTGCTGGACCGGGGCCGGGTGCTGGGGCAGGGCACCATGGATGATCTGCGGGCCCGCACGGGCACCGAGGCGGGCGGCGTTCATGGCGACAGCCTGGAGCGCATTTTCTTCCGGCTGCTGGAAGAAGAACAGGCCGAAGCCCGGCGCGCCGCAGAGGCCCAGCGGTGA
- a CDS encoding phosphotransferase, with the protein MAPEARAVALWHAQALLVWRTPEGGWPQVLLSAEQPLEEALSAALGPVWLLHDGGHLFGQAGLVHVQALGEGTPTGGGGWRAERPPPIPNVRRWQRPGWPATVNQLAGQLLQGTGVALDGAPHLQFASDLSATHLLATSQGRAWLKVSDSGREAALTTHLWARHPELLPPVLAADPARGALLTQDGGALLDGAAALDAWTEALTRLARFQRTADAGALAAAGAPALPLQQMTEQVDALLGDRAALRGWNLEPAVADALTAARPRLRAALRDLQLHGLPDLPAHGDAHPRNALHSAARGSVWFDWSEAASATHPFMDAGWFLAFALHPSRAALPVWQAHPDAAARMGAAYLRALDAADAAPLLWRALPLALLHRAAVYDATFRTWTGTVPGTRPNYVPYYLRQAARELQRLT; encoded by the coding sequence ATGGCCCCTGAAGCGCGGGCGGTGGCCCTGTGGCACGCGCAGGCGCTCCTGGTCTGGCGCACGCCGGAGGGCGGCTGGCCGCAGGTGCTGCTGAGCGCCGAGCAGCCGCTGGAAGAGGCGCTGAGCGCCGCCTTGGGCCCGGTGTGGCTGCTGCATGACGGCGGTCACCTGTTCGGGCAGGCCGGCCTGGTTCATGTGCAGGCGCTGGGCGAGGGGACACCCACGGGTGGGGGAGGGTGGCGTGCCGAGCGGCCGCCGCCCATTCCCAATGTTCGCCGCTGGCAGCGCCCCGGCTGGCCCGCGACCGTCAATCAGCTGGCCGGTCAGTTGCTGCAGGGGACGGGGGTCGCCCTGGACGGCGCCCCTCACCTGCAGTTCGCCAGTGACCTGAGCGCCACCCACCTCCTCGCCACCTCACAGGGCCGCGCGTGGCTGAAGGTCAGTGACAGTGGCCGGGAAGCAGCCCTGACCACGCACCTGTGGGCCCGGCACCCCGAGCTGCTGCCCCCCGTGCTGGCGGCCGACCCGGCCCGCGGCGCCCTGCTGACCCAGGACGGCGGCGCCCTGCTGGACGGCGCAGCGGCACTGGACGCCTGGACGGAGGCCCTGACGAGACTCGCCCGGTTTCAGCGCACCGCTGACGCCGGGGCCCTGGCTGCGGCCGGCGCTCCCGCCCTGCCCCTGCAGCAGATGACCGAGCAGGTGGACGCCCTCCTGGGTGACCGAGCAGCGCTGCGCGGCTGGAATCTGGAACCGGCCGTGGCTGACGCCCTGACCGCCGCGCGGCCCCGCCTCCGGGCGGCCCTGCGTGACCTGCAACTGCACGGCCTGCCGGATTTACCCGCCCATGGGGACGCCCATCCCCGTAACGCCCTGCACAGCGCGGCGCGCGGCAGCGTTTGGTTCGACTGGAGTGAAGCGGCCAGCGCCACCCACCCGTTCATGGATGCCGGCTGGTTTCTGGCCTTCGCCCTGCATCCCAGCCGCGCGGCCTTGCCGGTGTGGCAGGCCCACCCGGACGCCGCCGCACGGATGGGCGCCGCGTACCTGCGCGCCCTGGACGCCGCCGACGCGGCGCCGCTGCTCTGGCGGGCGCTGCCCCTGGCCCTGCTGCACCGCGCCGCCGTCTATGACGCCACGTTCCGCACCTGGACGGGCACGGTGCCCGGCACGCGGCCGAACTACGTGCCCTATTACCTGCGGCAGGCGGCGCGGGAACTTCAGCGGCTGACCTGA
- a CDS encoding MBL fold metallo-hydrolase, whose protein sequence is MLHISVLGRPAADNALLVTAESGQGRTRLLLDCGAGTADTLPLGVVQDIRHLCLSHLHMDHISGFDAFFRATFDRPGENHIWGPPGSARILQHRFQGFWWNHAPELRGTWLVHEVWPERVETVRFEAHEAFAVPHPMGHAPQTGLLLTTPELSVWALTLSHHGASLGFRLQEPERVNIDASRLRALGLTGGPWLAALKASATGMLDTPAGPRDADELRATLLRREPGQSAAYLTDFLLDDEAVTQLTPWLAGVDTLYAEAQYLPEDAALAARHHHTTVDQVAQLAAGSGVGRLRLLHLSRRYPADRWPEFLEVARQQFAPTAFPDEWA, encoded by the coding sequence ATGCTGCACATTTCTGTTCTGGGCCGCCCGGCGGCCGACAATGCCCTGCTCGTGACGGCCGAGTCGGGGCAGGGCCGCACCCGGCTGCTGCTGGACTGCGGCGCGGGCACCGCCGACACGCTGCCGCTGGGCGTGGTGCAGGACATCCGGCACCTGTGCCTGTCGCACCTGCACATGGACCACATCAGTGGCTTTGACGCCTTTTTTCGCGCCACCTTCGACCGCCCAGGAGAGAACCACATCTGGGGCCCGCCGGGCAGCGCGCGGATCCTGCAGCACCGGTTTCAGGGCTTCTGGTGGAACCACGCCCCGGAACTCCGGGGCACGTGGCTGGTGCATGAGGTGTGGCCGGAGCGTGTGGAGACGGTGCGGTTTGAGGCGCATGAGGCGTTCGCCGTGCCGCACCCCATGGGGCACGCGCCGCAGACCGGCCTCCTCCTGACCACGCCGGAGCTGTCGGTCTGGGCGCTTACGCTGTCACACCACGGCGCCAGCCTGGGCTTCCGGCTGCAGGAGCCGGAGCGGGTGAATATTGACGCCTCACGCCTGCGCGCCCTGGGCCTGACTGGTGGGCCGTGGCTGGCGGCGCTGAAGGCCAGCGCCACGGGCATGCTGGACACCCCGGCCGGACCGCGGGACGCCGATGAGTTGCGTGCGACCCTGCTGCGCCGCGAACCCGGCCAGAGCGCCGCCTACCTGACAGATTTTCTGCTGGATGACGAGGCGGTCACGCAGCTGACCCCCTGGCTGGCCGGGGTGGACACGCTGTACGCCGAAGCGCAGTACCTACCGGAGGACGCCGCGCTGGCCGCGCGGCACCACCACACCACGGTGGATCAGGTGGCGCAGCTGGCGGCGGGCAGTGGGGTGGGCCGACTGCGCCTGCTGCACCTGTCGCGCCGGTACCCGGCCGACCGCTGGCCGGAGTTTCTGGAGGTGGCGCGCCAGCAGTTTGCGCCCACGGCATTCCCGGACGAGTGGGCTTGA
- the mutL gene encoding DNA mismatch repair endonuclease MutL, with product MTSPAIHVLPEHVARLIAAGEVVSRPLDVVRELVDNALDAGATRIEVELDGGGLTLVRVRDNGGGIPAASVGLAPLRHATSKLSPDTGPALQVTTLGFRGEALWAAAQAGDLHLVTRPAAQVGACEVLACGDEVQVSRTSAPAGTTVTVRRLFARLPARLRTQAPPATEAREVTALLGRYVLHWPGLHWRLSVDGEVRLSHAPSDHRGAVASVYGPLNANRVLPVTHGAVCGVVSRPELTRPRRDRMHFSVNGRPVLAPPELERAVIEAYAELLPAGAAPLCVLDLSLPPEGYNPNVHPAKQVVALADLGSVAAQVRAAVAAALSGHPLVRAAPAPLSPAATPTPPTHDHFPALTLLGVYQELYLLAQGEGDLWIVDAHAAHERALYEHLRRDLAAAPPVELPEPELLHLTPEQLARLHERAPELQAWGLTIEDFGAGLARLRTLPATLATLAVPRLHEQIVEAALGTSPDPQRDVLARLACAPALKAGMLDRARGEAVLAALAACEQPWACPHGRPTAVRLPERDLAHTFGRRGVRDIPRGRDAAPQKG from the coding sequence ATGACGTCGCCTGCCATCCACGTGCTGCCCGAGCATGTCGCCCGCCTGATCGCGGCCGGCGAGGTGGTGTCGCGCCCGCTGGACGTGGTGCGCGAACTGGTGGACAACGCCCTGGACGCTGGGGCCACCCGCATTGAGGTGGAACTTGATGGCGGCGGCCTGACCCTGGTGCGCGTGCGTGACAACGGCGGCGGAATCCCGGCGGCGTCGGTGGGACTCGCGCCGCTGCGGCACGCCACGAGCAAGCTGTCTCCCGACACTGGACCGGCGCTGCAGGTCACCACCCTGGGCTTCCGGGGCGAGGCGCTGTGGGCGGCGGCGCAGGCCGGGGACCTGCATCTGGTCACGCGGCCCGCCGCGCAGGTGGGCGCCTGTGAGGTGCTCGCCTGCGGCGACGAGGTGCAGGTCAGCCGCACCTCTGCCCCGGCCGGCACCACGGTAACGGTGCGGCGCCTGTTTGCGCGTCTGCCTGCCCGGCTGCGCACGCAGGCGCCACCCGCCACGGAAGCGCGGGAGGTCACCGCCCTGCTGGGGCGCTACGTGCTGCACTGGCCGGGCCTGCACTGGCGGCTGAGTGTGGACGGTGAGGTGCGGCTCTCGCACGCGCCCAGCGACCACCGCGGCGCCGTGGCCAGCGTGTACGGCCCCCTGAATGCCAACCGGGTCCTGCCGGTGACGCACGGGGCGGTGTGCGGCGTGGTGTCCCGCCCGGAACTCACGCGGCCCCGGCGTGACCGCATGCACTTCAGCGTGAATGGCCGCCCCGTGCTGGCCCCACCAGAGCTGGAACGCGCGGTCATTGAGGCCTATGCCGAGCTGCTGCCCGCTGGCGCAGCCCCCCTGTGCGTGCTGGACCTGAGCCTTCCCCCTGAGGGTTACAACCCCAACGTGCACCCGGCCAAGCAGGTGGTGGCCCTGGCCGACCTGGGCAGTGTGGCCGCGCAGGTGCGCGCCGCTGTGGCAGCGGCCCTGAGCGGTCATCCGCTTGTACGTGCCGCCCCGGCCCCACTTTCCCCGGCGGCCACGCCCACCCCACCCACACATGACCATTTTCCGGCCCTGACCCTGCTGGGCGTGTACCAGGAGCTGTATCTGCTGGCGCAGGGTGAGGGCGACCTGTGGATCGTGGATGCCCACGCCGCGCATGAACGCGCCCTGTACGAGCATTTGCGCCGTGACCTTGCCGCCGCGCCCCCGGTGGAACTGCCGGAACCTGAACTGCTGCACCTCACCCCGGAGCAACTGGCCCGGCTGCACGAACGCGCCCCGGAATTACAGGCCTGGGGGCTGACCATTGAGGACTTCGGCGCGGGCCTCGCGCGGCTGCGCACCCTGCCCGCCACGCTGGCCACGCTCGCTGTGCCCCGCCTGCACGAGCAGATTGTTGAAGCGGCGCTGGGCACCAGCCCCGACCCGCAGCGGGACGTGCTCGCCCGCCTGGCCTGCGCCCCGGCCCTGAAAGCCGGCATGCTGGACCGCGCCCGGGGTGAAGCGGTGCTGGCGGCCCTGGCCGCGTGCGAGCAGCCCTGGGCCTGCCCACACGGCCGCCCCACCGCCGTGCGCCTGCCCGAGCGTGACCTCGCGCATACCTTTGGGCGGCGCGGCGTGCGCGACATTCCCCGGGGCCGAGACGCCGCGCCGCAGAAGGGGTAG
- a CDS encoding flavin reductase family protein has product MLRQVTDRFFGYYPGTVALVTARHGETRNVMAAGWHTALSAQPPLYGVAVGRERATHPLILASGTFGVNFLPLAQAGAVQGTGIYSLHDGHDKHALLALESLAEQPLALRDAYLHYTCRVTQVLPTGDHDLIVGEVQAVYYDPDAYDDQGLLTAPPAIYLGRSVYTTTTEQRVTHGP; this is encoded by the coding sequence ATGCTGCGTCAGGTCACCGACCGTTTTTTTGGCTACTACCCCGGCACTGTGGCGCTGGTGACGGCCCGGCACGGCGAGACACGTAACGTGATGGCCGCCGGCTGGCACACCGCCCTGAGCGCCCAGCCCCCGCTGTACGGGGTGGCGGTGGGCCGTGAACGGGCCACCCACCCGCTGATCCTGGCCAGCGGCACCTTCGGCGTGAATTTCCTGCCGCTGGCGCAGGCGGGGGCCGTGCAGGGCACTGGCATTTACAGCCTGCATGACGGCCACGACAAACACGCGCTGCTGGCCCTGGAATCGTTGGCGGAGCAGCCGCTGGCCCTGCGGGACGCTTACCTGCACTACACCTGCCGGGTCACGCAGGTGCTGCCCACCGGCGACCACGACCTGATCGTGGGTGAGGTGCAGGCTGTGTACTACGACCCGGACGCCTACGACGATCAGGGCCTGCTGACCGCGCCGCCCGCCATTTACCTGGGGCGGAGCGTGTACACGACCACCACCGAGCAGCGCGTGACGCATGGCCCCTGA